In Antechinus flavipes isolate AdamAnt ecotype Samford, QLD, Australia chromosome 3, AdamAnt_v2, whole genome shotgun sequence, a genomic segment contains:
- the LOC127554933 gene encoding caspase recruitment domain-containing protein 16-like, which translates to MANNLHRSKKSSEQVLADCRTQFVQSVDKSVINGLLDDMIQEKVFNQEEMEEVMQENLTIMSRARVLIDYIIRKGSKPCQSFIHHIWIRDSHLAEKLGLTK; encoded by the exons ATGGCCAATAATCTCCATAGAAGCAAAAAGTCTT CTGAACAAGTCCTCGCAGACTGTAGGACACAGTTTGTGCAATCAGTGGACAAGAGTGTAATCAATGGCCTCTTGGATGACATGATTCAAGAAAAAGTGTTTAACcaagaagaaatggaggaagtGATGCAGGAAAATTTGACAATCATGAGTAGAGCCCGGGTGCTAATTGATTATATCATTCGGAAGGGTAGTAAACCATGCCAATCTTTTATTCATCACATCTGGATAAGAGACAGTCATCTTGCTGAAAAACTGGGCCTGACAA agtGA